A stretch of the Conger conger chromosome 3, fConCon1.1, whole genome shotgun sequence genome encodes the following:
- the rab20 gene encoding ras-related protein Rab-20: protein MPDYAKTKKPDVKLVILGDMNVGKTSLLHRYMERTFKDTISTVGGAFFLKQWGPYNISIWDTAGREQFHGLGSMYCRGAAAVILTYDVTKWQSLVELENRFVSLTDTANSDCIFAIVGNKADLTDTRAFAVEPEENGTEEKEQGPRASSSPAAPPKGHKQVSREDAVALYSRILQYKLLAEETCLPAERMCFETSAKTGYNVDLLFETLFSMVLPSIRRKEAQSDSPTVDLEECREVKGAKPGCCT from the exons ATGCCCGACTATGCTAAGACGAAAAAGCCGGACGTTAAGTTGGTCATCCTCGGGGATATGAACGTTGGAAAGACCTCTTTGCTACACAGGTACATGGAAAGAACATTTAAAGACACTATTAGCACGGTCGGAGGGGCATTCTTCTTGAAACAGTGGGGACCGTACAACATTTCCATCTGGGACACCGCAG GTCGGGAGCAGTTCCATGGACTGGGGTCCATGTACTGCAGAGGGGCGGCGGCAGTGATCCTCACCTATGATGTCACCAAGTGGCAGAGTCTGGTGGAGCTGGAGAACCGCTTTGTGTCTCTGACCGACACGGCCAACAGCGACTGCATTTTCGCCATCGTGGGCAACAAGGCCGACCTCACCGACACCAGAGCTTTCGCGGTGGAGCCCGAGGAGAACGGCAcggaggagaaggagcaggGCCCCCGGGCCAGCTCCTCCCCCGCGGCCCCTCCTAAGGGCCACAAGCAGGTGTCCAGGGAGGACGCCGTAGCCCTCTACAGCCGCATCCTGCAGTACAAGCTCCTGGCGGAGGAGACCTGCCTGCCGGCTGAGAGGATGTGCTTCGAGACCAGCGCCAAGACCGGGTACAACGTGGACCTCCTGTTCGAGACGCTCTTCAGCATGGTCCTCCCGTCCATACGCCGGAAGGAAGCGCAGTCCGACTCTCCCACCGTCGACCTGGAGGAGTGCCGGGAGGTGAAGGGGGCCAAGCCTGGCTGTTGCACTTGA
- the col4a2 gene encoding collagen alpha-2(IV) chain isoform X2: MKSEVRMDGAMQVRRRIELQRLRFSLNTLTTLCLIIFVLLTSEVQAGGKKHDQPCGGRDCSGGCKCFPEKGARGQPGPLGPQGGQGPPGRPGDYGVIGPKGEKGDRGRGGVTGPKGSVGMTGVPGFSGMDGIPGHPGQAGSRGKPGADGCNGTRGDNGAQGTLGIHGPPGYPGGPGRKGEKGDNLEISVFMERFRGDPGDRGYPGYAGPAGVPGPAGPQGRVGPQGPPGFPGPPGPKGTMTKTLKGQKGELGDAGEPGPPGNSTYPHTSSPPGLPGFKGEKGLSGERGDLADNWVVGEVGVMGYPGQRGSPGLDGRPGGKGDDGEPGQSGRDGAKGARGEPGVFTFPFGPITAGPRGPIGEPGPQGERGEPGQKGLSGIPGTPATPSFDLALKVGPFGPKGFKGTKGPDGDSGIPATVPGHPGYDGYPGAPGSPGEKGSWGNEFRGEDGESGQPGSAGQQGQKGDEGLCQCNNVHSPPGPPGPQGSLGDQGMSGEWGQQGDPGSPGPHGISGPPGLPGQAGLPGQRGRKGEPMVATQKGSPGDPGDPGAAGDQGESGLPGPLGYPGAPGQRGQPGDGPLGPPGERGRPGRPGAPGSAGLMGEPGQVLGGKGLPGLPGEAGFDGFAGSPGSPGVPGECDPVPGPAGKPGLPGPVGLDGPQGEPGRKGSLGWFGEEGLKGEQGDPGRGGLPGQPGYVGLRGDGGLPGYKGKQGSPGIPGRWGQDGELGQKGAHGEVVGASTGPPGQPGPPGLRGTKGINGDPGQPGYEGVLGMPGILGSKGELGPQGLQGQEGRPGLPGKYGFPGLPGQAGPPGPPGVIGKPGPAGYRGEDGDPGPPGPYGMKGSPGGPGSFGAKGNEGQQGTPGLPGQPGNPGLLGVKGSRGSIGMSGFEGMPGNKGTVGFAGQKGEQGFPGTLGYKGTIGHKGVKGERGLKGPPGTKPEIPRYMIIEMKGIKGDHGKAGGHGFTGPRGSKGFPGLPGVTGTDGMPGDPNDVKGTKGYFGAEGLPGLKGMPGTPGELGIQGFPGMTGHRGQKGTPGAYGRSGEDGVQGRKGEDGPIISLPGPTGERGDPGFPGHHGIKGFGGLQGEKGSAGFNGINGVKGEKGWPGVDGPAGSNGKTGSPGHHGQKGWPGTPGDPGFGGHPGLPGERGFPGLKGIFGLDGLKGQKGIPGVPGLDDWGLSGDPGSKGVKGEPGIPNTETGLPGLFGSKGSQGDPGAEGYPGAPGFQGPPGPHGISDIPGTQGDPGFPGAKGLKGFPGGQGSPGASSPSGVKGDRGLPGLFGQRGSIGIQGDKGPQGTPGRNGVSGKKGSKGEQGLMGTPGRPGFKGDRGPVGPKGNTGFPGFPGLIGDQGPVPTPPKQLGERGPPGAHGIRGPDGRRGEIGPLGPPGDPGFTGPQGQKGMPGISGTTGTPGYRGDGGQVGYPGLQGLQGSPGRPGVPGIAGMPGRSVSVGYLLVKHSQSDQTPMCPVGMAKLWEGYSLLYFEGQEKAHNQDLGLAGSCLPRFNTMPFLYCNPGDICYYASRNDKSYWLSTTAPIPMMPVEEMEIKPYISRCSVCEAPSVAIAVHSQDATIPQCPAGWRSLWIGYSFLMHTAAGDEGGGQSLVSPGSCLEDFRTTPFIECNGAKGTCHYFANKESFWLTSVESSFHGSPSAETLKAGQQLSRISRCQVCMKNL; this comes from the exons GGCCAGCCAGGGCCCCTAGGACCACAGGGGGGCCAAGGGCCCCCAGGACGACCGGGAGACTATGGTGTGATTGGGCCCAAAGGAGAGAAGGGGGACCGAGGGCGTGGCGGCGTTACTGGGCCCAAAGGATCCGTG GGAATGACCGGAGTTCCTGGGTTCTCTGGGATGGACGGGATTCCT GGTCACCCTGGACAGGCAGGGTCTCGGGGGAAACCAGGCGCTGATGGGTGCAATGGAACACGAGGAGACAACGGAGCACAGGGGACACTCGGCATCCATGGTCCCCCAGGTTATCCT GGTGGTCCTGGCAGAAAGGGTGAGAAAGGCGACAATCTGGAGATTAGCGTGTTCATGGAGAGATTTCGG GGAGATCCGGGTGATCGCGGCTATCCTGGATATGCA GGCCCTGCTGGTGTCCCCGGTCCAGCGGGTCCCCAGGGCCGTGTTGGACCTCAG GGCCCACCTGGATTTCCAGGCCCTCCTGGGCCAAAG GGAACAATGACCAAAACGCTTAAGGGGCAGAAAGGTGAACTG GGTGATGCTGGGGAGCCGGGCCCCCCCGGGAACTCTACCTACCCCCACACCTCTTCACCTCCAGGACTACCG GGTTTTAAAGGGGAAAAGGGTCTCAGTGGTGAAAGGGGAGATTTG GCTGACAACTGGGTGGTCGGAGAAGTCGGTGTGATGGGCTACCCAGGGCAAAGG GGAAGCCCTGGTTTGGATGGGCGCCCGGGCGGGAAG GGAGATGATGGGGAACCGGGGCAAAGTGGAAGAGACGGAGCCAAG GGTGCAAGAGGAGAGCCAGGAGTATTCACTTTTCCATTTGGTCCAATTACAG CAGGGCCCCGTGGTCCTATCGGAGAGCCCGGCCCccaaggggagaggggggaaccTGGGCAGAAGGGACTCTCTGGAATCCCAGGAACTCCTGCCACTCCTTCCTTTGACCTTG CATTGAAAGTGGGCCCATTTGGCCCAAAGGGGTTCAAAGGGACCAAGGGTCCTGATGGTGACTCAGGGATACCTGCCACTGTGCCTGGTCACCCTGGTTACGACGGATATCCTGGAGCTCCTGGAAGCCCTGGGGAGAAAGGCTCAT ggGGAAATGAGTTCAGAGGTGAGGATGGTGAAAGCGGGCAGCCAGGTTCTGCCGGGCAGCAGGGCCAGAAAG GTGATGAAGGCCTGTGCCAGTGCAACAATGTGCACTCTCCACCTGGCCCTCCTGGGCCTCAAGGTAGCCTGGGAGACCAAGGCATGTCAGGCGAGTGGGGCCAGCAGGGTGACCCAGGCAGTCCTGGCCCACACGGGATCTCTGGACCACCT GGTCTTCCGGGCCAGGCGGGTCTACCAGGTCAGAGGGGGAGGAAAGGCGAACCGATGGTAGCCACGCAGAAAG GATCACCTGGAGATCCAGGGGACCCTGGTGCAGCAGGAGACCAGGGGGAAAGTGGTCTACCAGGGCCACTAGGATATCCTGGAGCCCCTGGACAACGTGGTCAACCG GGAGATGGACCGTTGGGACCTCCAGGAGAAAGGGGTCGTCCTGGCCGCCCCGGTGCACCTGGGAGTGCTGGACTGATGGGCGAACCGGGCCAGGTCCTGGGAGGAAAGGGGCTTCCAGGACTCCCGGGTGAAGCTGGCTTCGACGGTTTTGCTGGAAGCCCTGGATCCCCAGGTGTTCCAG gagAGTGTGATCCAGTGCCGGGGCCTGCCGGTAAACCTGGCTTACCTGGCCCTGTTGGTTTGGACGGTCCACAAG GTGAGCCTGGACGCAAAGGTTCGCTTGGATGGTTCGGGGAGGAGGGGCTGAAAGGGGAACAGGGTGATCCAGGCAGAGGTGGATTACCGGGGCAACCAG GGTATGTGGGGCTTCGTGGAGATGGGGGTCTGCCCGGCTACAAGGGGAAGCAGGGGTCTCCTGGTATCCCAGGAAGGTGGGGCCAGGATGGAGAACTGGGACAGAAAGGTGCTCACGGGGAGGTTGTGGGGGCCTCCACTGGGCCCCCCGGACAGCCAGGACCTCCTGGCCTACGAGGGACTAAAGGCATCAATGGAGATCCTGGTCAGCCTGGATATGAAG GGGTGCTAGGCATGCCAGGAATACTTGGGTCCAAAGGAGAACTGGGTCCTCAAGGCCTGCAAGGGCAGGAAGGGAGGCCGGGACTTCCGGGAAAGTATGGCTTCCCAGGTTTGCCAGGACAGGCAGGCCCCCCAGGCCCTCCAGGAGTCATTGGAAAACCAG GCCCCGCTGGTTACAGAGGAGAGGACGGTGACCCCGGCCCTCCTGGCCCTTATGGAATGAAGGGGTCTCCTGGTGGACCAGGTAGCTTTGGTGCAAAGGGGAACGAGGGGCAGCAAGGCACCCCAGGGTTACCTGGACAGCCTGGCAACCCTGGTCTTCTTGGAGTGAAAG GTTCCAGAGGCTCAATAGGGATGTCAGGGTTCGAAGGCATGCCAGGCAACAAGGGCACAGTGGGATTCGCAGGACAGAAAGGAGAACAGGGGTTTCCTGGGACCTTGGGATACAAAGGTACCATCGGACACAAGGGAGTAAAGG GTGAAAGAGGGTTGAAGGGACCCCCAGGTACAAAGCCAGAAATTCCCCGATACATGATCATCGAGATGAAGGGGATCAAGGGAGACCACGGGAAAGCAGGAGGTCACGGCTTCACAGGTCCCAGGG GGTCTAAGGGATTCCCAGGCCTGCCAGGAGTGACAGGCACTGACGGTATGCCAGGAGATCCAAATGATGTGAAGGGTACCAAGGGATACTTTGGGGCAGAAGGGCTTCCAGGACTCAAGGGAATGCCTGGTACCCCTGGAGAACTGGGAATCCAGGGCTTCCCGGGAATGACAGGACACAGG GGACAGAAAGGAACTCCTGGAGCCTATGGTCGCTCGGGGGAGGACGGTGTGCAGGGACGCAAAG GTGAAGACGGCCCCATCATCAGCTTACCTGGACCCACAGGTGAAAGAGGGGACCCCGGCTTTCCTGGACATCATG GGATTAAGGGCTTCGGTGGGCTGCAAGGAGAAAAGGGCAGTGCAGGCTTCAATGGCATCAATGGTGTCAAAGGAGAAAAGGGCTGGCCTGGTGTTGATGGCCCGGCAG GGTCTAATGGGAAAACAGGTTCCCCAGGACACCACGGTCAGAAGGGGTGGCCTGGGACCCCAGGAGACCCAGGGTTTGGGGGCCATCCTGGCCTCCCAGGGGAGAGAG GTTTTCCTGGTCTGAAAGGCATATTTGGTCTGGATGGTCTGAAGGGGCAGAAAGGCATTCCTGGAGTCCCAG GTTTGGATGACTGGGGACTGTCAGGAGACCCTGGGTCCAAAGGAGTGAAAGGAGAACCAGGGATCCCCAACACAGAGACAGGATTACCAGGGTTGTTTGGCTCCAAGGGATCACAGGGAGACCCAG GTGCTGAAGGCTATCCCGGAGCCCCCGGATTtcaggggcccccagggccaCACGGGATATCTGACATACCAGGCACACAGGGTGACCCCGGCTTCCCAGGGGCAAAAGGGCTGAAAG GTTTCCCGGGGGGTCAAGGGTCACCAGGTGCATCCTCTCCCAGTGGAGTCAAGGGGGATAGAGGTCTGCCAGGACTCTTTGGGCAGAGGGGCTCAATAGGCATCCAAGGAGATAAGGGACCGCAAGGAACCCCAGGACGGAACGGAGTGTCTGGGAAGAAAG GTTCAAAGGGAGagcaggggctgatgggaactCCTGGCAGGCCTGGTTTCAAAGGAGACAGAGGACCTGTCGGTCCAAAAGGCAACACTGGATTCCCAG GGTtccctgggctgattggtgatcagggcCCAGTacccaccccacccaaacagCTTGGAGAGAGGGGCCCTCCCGGTGCTCATGGAATCCGAGGACCCGATGGACGCCGTGGGGAGATTGGCCCCCTGGGGCCGCCTGGGGACCCAG gcTTCACGGGTCCCCAGGGTCAGAAGGGCATGCCAGGAATTAGCGGCACAACTGGGACTCCAGGTTACCGTGGAGATGGCGGGCAGGTTGGATACCCAGGTCTCCAGGGCCTTCAAG ggagTCCGGGCCGCCCTGGGGTCCCTGGGATCGCTGGAATGCCGGGGCGCAGCGTGAGCGTGGGGTACCTGCTGGTGAAGCACAGCCAGTCGGACCAAACACCCATGTGTCCCGTGGGCATGGCCAAGCTGTGGGAGGGCTACAGTCTGCTGTACTTTGAGGGGCAGGAGAAGGCTCACAATCAGGACCTGG GCTTAGCTGGTTCTTGTCTCCCTCGTTTCAATACTATGCCCTTCCTCTACTGCAACCCCGGCGACATTTGCTACTATGCCAGCCGCAACGACAAATCCTATTGGCTGTCCACCACTGCCCCCATTCCCATGATGCCAGTGGAGGAGATGGAGATCAAACCCTACATCAGCCGTTGCTCTGTGTGCGAGGCGCCGTCCGTGGCCATTGCAGTGCACAGCCAGGACGCTacaatcccacaatgccctgcaggCTGGCGTAGCTTGTGGATTGGCTACTCCTTCCTCATG CACACGGCTGCTGGAGACGAGGGAGGCGGGCAGTCTCTGGTGTCGCCGGGCTCCTGCCTGGAGGACTTCCGCACCACGCCCTTCATCGAGTGCAATGGGGCCAAGGGCACCTGCCACTACTTTGCCAACAAGGAGAGCTTCTGGCTCACCTCCGTCGAGAGCTCCTTCCACGGTTCGCCTTCCGCCGAGACGCTCAAAGCCGGCCAGCAGCTGTCTCGAATCAGCCGCTGCCAAGTGTGCATGAAGAACCTGTGA
- the col4a2 gene encoding collagen alpha-2(IV) chain isoform X1 has translation MKSEVRMDGAMQVRRRIELQRLRFSLNTLTTLCLIIFVLLTSEVQAGGKKHDQPCGGRDCSGGCKCFPEKGARGQPGPLGPQGGQGPPGRPGDYGVIGPKGEKGDRGRGGVTGPKGSVGMTGVPGFSGMDGIPGHPGQAGSRGKPGADGCNGTRGDNGAQGTLGIHGPPGYPGGPGRKGEKGDNLEISVFMERFRGDPGDRGYPGYAGPAGVPGPAGPQGRVGPQGPPGFPGPPGPKGTMTKTLKGQKGELGDAGEPGPPGNSTYPHTSSPPGLPGFKGEKGLSGERGDLADNWVVGEVGVMGYPGQRGSPGLDGRPGGKGDDGEPGQSGRDGAKGARGEPGVFTFPFGPITAGPRGPIGEPGPQGERGEPGQKGLSGIPGTPATPSFDLALKVGPFGPKGFKGTKGPDGDSGIPATVPGHPGYDGYPGAPGSPGEKGSWGNEFRGEDGESGQPGSAGQQGQKGDEGLCQCNNVHSPPGPPGPQGSLGDQGMSGEWGQQGDPGSPGPHGISGPPGLPGQAGLPGQRGRKGEPMVATQKGSPGDPGDPGAAGDQGESGLPGPLGYPGAPGQRGQPGDGPLGPPGERGRPGRPGAPGSAGLMGEPGQVLGGKGLPGLPGEAGFDGFAGSPGSPGVPGGCVLEGDGRQEDGTGECDPVPGPAGKPGLPGPVGLDGPQGEPGRKGSLGWFGEEGLKGEQGDPGRGGLPGQPGYVGLRGDGGLPGYKGKQGSPGIPGRWGQDGELGQKGAHGEVVGASTGPPGQPGPPGLRGTKGINGDPGQPGYEGVLGMPGILGSKGELGPQGLQGQEGRPGLPGKYGFPGLPGQAGPPGPPGVIGKPGPAGYRGEDGDPGPPGPYGMKGSPGGPGSFGAKGNEGQQGTPGLPGQPGNPGLLGVKGSRGSIGMSGFEGMPGNKGTVGFAGQKGEQGFPGTLGYKGTIGHKGVKGERGLKGPPGTKPEIPRYMIIEMKGIKGDHGKAGGHGFTGPRGSKGFPGLPGVTGTDGMPGDPNDVKGTKGYFGAEGLPGLKGMPGTPGELGIQGFPGMTGHRGQKGTPGAYGRSGEDGVQGRKGEDGPIISLPGPTGERGDPGFPGHHGIKGFGGLQGEKGSAGFNGINGVKGEKGWPGVDGPAGSNGKTGSPGHHGQKGWPGTPGDPGFGGHPGLPGERGFPGLKGIFGLDGLKGQKGIPGVPGLDDWGLSGDPGSKGVKGEPGIPNTETGLPGLFGSKGSQGDPGAEGYPGAPGFQGPPGPHGISDIPGTQGDPGFPGAKGLKGFPGGQGSPGASSPSGVKGDRGLPGLFGQRGSIGIQGDKGPQGTPGRNGVSGKKGSKGEQGLMGTPGRPGFKGDRGPVGPKGNTGFPGFPGLIGDQGPVPTPPKQLGERGPPGAHGIRGPDGRRGEIGPLGPPGDPGFTGPQGQKGMPGISGTTGTPGYRGDGGQVGYPGLQGLQGSPGRPGVPGIAGMPGRSVSVGYLLVKHSQSDQTPMCPVGMAKLWEGYSLLYFEGQEKAHNQDLGLAGSCLPRFNTMPFLYCNPGDICYYASRNDKSYWLSTTAPIPMMPVEEMEIKPYISRCSVCEAPSVAIAVHSQDATIPQCPAGWRSLWIGYSFLMHTAAGDEGGGQSLVSPGSCLEDFRTTPFIECNGAKGTCHYFANKESFWLTSVESSFHGSPSAETLKAGQQLSRISRCQVCMKNL, from the exons GGCCAGCCAGGGCCCCTAGGACCACAGGGGGGCCAAGGGCCCCCAGGACGACCGGGAGACTATGGTGTGATTGGGCCCAAAGGAGAGAAGGGGGACCGAGGGCGTGGCGGCGTTACTGGGCCCAAAGGATCCGTG GGAATGACCGGAGTTCCTGGGTTCTCTGGGATGGACGGGATTCCT GGTCACCCTGGACAGGCAGGGTCTCGGGGGAAACCAGGCGCTGATGGGTGCAATGGAACACGAGGAGACAACGGAGCACAGGGGACACTCGGCATCCATGGTCCCCCAGGTTATCCT GGTGGTCCTGGCAGAAAGGGTGAGAAAGGCGACAATCTGGAGATTAGCGTGTTCATGGAGAGATTTCGG GGAGATCCGGGTGATCGCGGCTATCCTGGATATGCA GGCCCTGCTGGTGTCCCCGGTCCAGCGGGTCCCCAGGGCCGTGTTGGACCTCAG GGCCCACCTGGATTTCCAGGCCCTCCTGGGCCAAAG GGAACAATGACCAAAACGCTTAAGGGGCAGAAAGGTGAACTG GGTGATGCTGGGGAGCCGGGCCCCCCCGGGAACTCTACCTACCCCCACACCTCTTCACCTCCAGGACTACCG GGTTTTAAAGGGGAAAAGGGTCTCAGTGGTGAAAGGGGAGATTTG GCTGACAACTGGGTGGTCGGAGAAGTCGGTGTGATGGGCTACCCAGGGCAAAGG GGAAGCCCTGGTTTGGATGGGCGCCCGGGCGGGAAG GGAGATGATGGGGAACCGGGGCAAAGTGGAAGAGACGGAGCCAAG GGTGCAAGAGGAGAGCCAGGAGTATTCACTTTTCCATTTGGTCCAATTACAG CAGGGCCCCGTGGTCCTATCGGAGAGCCCGGCCCccaaggggagaggggggaaccTGGGCAGAAGGGACTCTCTGGAATCCCAGGAACTCCTGCCACTCCTTCCTTTGACCTTG CATTGAAAGTGGGCCCATTTGGCCCAAAGGGGTTCAAAGGGACCAAGGGTCCTGATGGTGACTCAGGGATACCTGCCACTGTGCCTGGTCACCCTGGTTACGACGGATATCCTGGAGCTCCTGGAAGCCCTGGGGAGAAAGGCTCAT ggGGAAATGAGTTCAGAGGTGAGGATGGTGAAAGCGGGCAGCCAGGTTCTGCCGGGCAGCAGGGCCAGAAAG GTGATGAAGGCCTGTGCCAGTGCAACAATGTGCACTCTCCACCTGGCCCTCCTGGGCCTCAAGGTAGCCTGGGAGACCAAGGCATGTCAGGCGAGTGGGGCCAGCAGGGTGACCCAGGCAGTCCTGGCCCACACGGGATCTCTGGACCACCT GGTCTTCCGGGCCAGGCGGGTCTACCAGGTCAGAGGGGGAGGAAAGGCGAACCGATGGTAGCCACGCAGAAAG GATCACCTGGAGATCCAGGGGACCCTGGTGCAGCAGGAGACCAGGGGGAAAGTGGTCTACCAGGGCCACTAGGATATCCTGGAGCCCCTGGACAACGTGGTCAACCG GGAGATGGACCGTTGGGACCTCCAGGAGAAAGGGGTCGTCCTGGCCGCCCCGGTGCACCTGGGAGTGCTGGACTGATGGGCGAACCGGGCCAGGTCCTGGGAGGAAAGGGGCTTCCAGGACTCCCGGGTGAAGCTGGCTTCGACGGTTTTGCTGGAAGCCCTGGATCCCCAGGTGTTCCAG GAGGCTGTGTTCTGGAAGGAGACGGGAGACAAGAGGATGGAACAG gagAGTGTGATCCAGTGCCGGGGCCTGCCGGTAAACCTGGCTTACCTGGCCCTGTTGGTTTGGACGGTCCACAAG GTGAGCCTGGACGCAAAGGTTCGCTTGGATGGTTCGGGGAGGAGGGGCTGAAAGGGGAACAGGGTGATCCAGGCAGAGGTGGATTACCGGGGCAACCAG GGTATGTGGGGCTTCGTGGAGATGGGGGTCTGCCCGGCTACAAGGGGAAGCAGGGGTCTCCTGGTATCCCAGGAAGGTGGGGCCAGGATGGAGAACTGGGACAGAAAGGTGCTCACGGGGAGGTTGTGGGGGCCTCCACTGGGCCCCCCGGACAGCCAGGACCTCCTGGCCTACGAGGGACTAAAGGCATCAATGGAGATCCTGGTCAGCCTGGATATGAAG GGGTGCTAGGCATGCCAGGAATACTTGGGTCCAAAGGAGAACTGGGTCCTCAAGGCCTGCAAGGGCAGGAAGGGAGGCCGGGACTTCCGGGAAAGTATGGCTTCCCAGGTTTGCCAGGACAGGCAGGCCCCCCAGGCCCTCCAGGAGTCATTGGAAAACCAG GCCCCGCTGGTTACAGAGGAGAGGACGGTGACCCCGGCCCTCCTGGCCCTTATGGAATGAAGGGGTCTCCTGGTGGACCAGGTAGCTTTGGTGCAAAGGGGAACGAGGGGCAGCAAGGCACCCCAGGGTTACCTGGACAGCCTGGCAACCCTGGTCTTCTTGGAGTGAAAG GTTCCAGAGGCTCAATAGGGATGTCAGGGTTCGAAGGCATGCCAGGCAACAAGGGCACAGTGGGATTCGCAGGACAGAAAGGAGAACAGGGGTTTCCTGGGACCTTGGGATACAAAGGTACCATCGGACACAAGGGAGTAAAGG GTGAAAGAGGGTTGAAGGGACCCCCAGGTACAAAGCCAGAAATTCCCCGATACATGATCATCGAGATGAAGGGGATCAAGGGAGACCACGGGAAAGCAGGAGGTCACGGCTTCACAGGTCCCAGGG GGTCTAAGGGATTCCCAGGCCTGCCAGGAGTGACAGGCACTGACGGTATGCCAGGAGATCCAAATGATGTGAAGGGTACCAAGGGATACTTTGGGGCAGAAGGGCTTCCAGGACTCAAGGGAATGCCTGGTACCCCTGGAGAACTGGGAATCCAGGGCTTCCCGGGAATGACAGGACACAGG GGACAGAAAGGAACTCCTGGAGCCTATGGTCGCTCGGGGGAGGACGGTGTGCAGGGACGCAAAG GTGAAGACGGCCCCATCATCAGCTTACCTGGACCCACAGGTGAAAGAGGGGACCCCGGCTTTCCTGGACATCATG GGATTAAGGGCTTCGGTGGGCTGCAAGGAGAAAAGGGCAGTGCAGGCTTCAATGGCATCAATGGTGTCAAAGGAGAAAAGGGCTGGCCTGGTGTTGATGGCCCGGCAG GGTCTAATGGGAAAACAGGTTCCCCAGGACACCACGGTCAGAAGGGGTGGCCTGGGACCCCAGGAGACCCAGGGTTTGGGGGCCATCCTGGCCTCCCAGGGGAGAGAG GTTTTCCTGGTCTGAAAGGCATATTTGGTCTGGATGGTCTGAAGGGGCAGAAAGGCATTCCTGGAGTCCCAG GTTTGGATGACTGGGGACTGTCAGGAGACCCTGGGTCCAAAGGAGTGAAAGGAGAACCAGGGATCCCCAACACAGAGACAGGATTACCAGGGTTGTTTGGCTCCAAGGGATCACAGGGAGACCCAG GTGCTGAAGGCTATCCCGGAGCCCCCGGATTtcaggggcccccagggccaCACGGGATATCTGACATACCAGGCACACAGGGTGACCCCGGCTTCCCAGGGGCAAAAGGGCTGAAAG GTTTCCCGGGGGGTCAAGGGTCACCAGGTGCATCCTCTCCCAGTGGAGTCAAGGGGGATAGAGGTCTGCCAGGACTCTTTGGGCAGAGGGGCTCAATAGGCATCCAAGGAGATAAGGGACCGCAAGGAACCCCAGGACGGAACGGAGTGTCTGGGAAGAAAG GTTCAAAGGGAGagcaggggctgatgggaactCCTGGCAGGCCTGGTTTCAAAGGAGACAGAGGACCTGTCGGTCCAAAAGGCAACACTGGATTCCCAG GGTtccctgggctgattggtgatcagggcCCAGTacccaccccacccaaacagCTTGGAGAGAGGGGCCCTCCCGGTGCTCATGGAATCCGAGGACCCGATGGACGCCGTGGGGAGATTGGCCCCCTGGGGCCGCCTGGGGACCCAG gcTTCACGGGTCCCCAGGGTCAGAAGGGCATGCCAGGAATTAGCGGCACAACTGGGACTCCAGGTTACCGTGGAGATGGCGGGCAGGTTGGATACCCAGGTCTCCAGGGCCTTCAAG ggagTCCGGGCCGCCCTGGGGTCCCTGGGATCGCTGGAATGCCGGGGCGCAGCGTGAGCGTGGGGTACCTGCTGGTGAAGCACAGCCAGTCGGACCAAACACCCATGTGTCCCGTGGGCATGGCCAAGCTGTGGGAGGGCTACAGTCTGCTGTACTTTGAGGGGCAGGAGAAGGCTCACAATCAGGACCTGG GCTTAGCTGGTTCTTGTCTCCCTCGTTTCAATACTATGCCCTTCCTCTACTGCAACCCCGGCGACATTTGCTACTATGCCAGCCGCAACGACAAATCCTATTGGCTGTCCACCACTGCCCCCATTCCCATGATGCCAGTGGAGGAGATGGAGATCAAACCCTACATCAGCCGTTGCTCTGTGTGCGAGGCGCCGTCCGTGGCCATTGCAGTGCACAGCCAGGACGCTacaatcccacaatgccctgcaggCTGGCGTAGCTTGTGGATTGGCTACTCCTTCCTCATG CACACGGCTGCTGGAGACGAGGGAGGCGGGCAGTCTCTGGTGTCGCCGGGCTCCTGCCTGGAGGACTTCCGCACCACGCCCTTCATCGAGTGCAATGGGGCCAAGGGCACCTGCCACTACTTTGCCAACAAGGAGAGCTTCTGGCTCACCTCCGTCGAGAGCTCCTTCCACGGTTCGCCTTCCGCCGAGACGCTCAAAGCCGGCCAGCAGCTGTCTCGAATCAGCCGCTGCCAAGTGTGCATGAAGAACCTGTGA